Proteins found in one Seonamhaeicola sp. S2-3 genomic segment:
- a CDS encoding EVE domain-containing protein, which yields MSEIEKIISDLLPDKYQRRNYLEILCEIISHADSFGSEKWGLSVKRDRIRLKIGSLITTTIHEDSIWIALDKELLKDNTTEINNMLESDWDSGDWAEYSAVKTRNYFYRDISKEKWEKIKHLHFGTIEKASKKYVQLRTDSQKDTSFEMLNYLRENISPSLPFPEYKETEISGDSSFNSNGYWIFFCNPKYWQIDEFLETDEINSTWRITDWQSKHFQKGQLAVIRVGYDSRTKDELAGKDRLKAGIYGIVEIMSSAQPMPDSDGQFWINPEKYGEERLRVKIRYVKKLLDNPILLSDLKNLTDFQNEKPLLNGRQASSWSIEKDTFDKIIEIADSNIEIVSEATTSELNDFVDLQKLEAKYFNATPRVKEIVSRRIERGNISKAVKKANNYECQICKALGKNPHGFKKRNGEFYIETHHVIPVSELEQGSLGTLNLLTVCANHHRQLHYGNVKLNENNDKYFEFTIDNQKIRIDKMKNE from the coding sequence ATGAGTGAAATTGAAAAAATAATATCTGATTTGCTACCTGATAAATACCAACGAAGAAACTATCTTGAGATTCTTTGCGAAATTATCAGTCATGCGGATTCGTTTGGTTCTGAAAAGTGGGGATTGAGCGTAAAAAGAGACCGAATACGGTTAAAGATTGGAAGTTTAATAACAACAACGATTCACGAAGATTCAATTTGGATTGCTTTAGATAAGGAACTATTAAAAGACAATACAACCGAGATTAATAACATGTTAGAATCTGATTGGGATTCTGGAGATTGGGCAGAATATTCAGCGGTAAAAACACGAAATTATTTTTATCGAGACATTTCAAAAGAAAAATGGGAAAAAATTAAACATCTCCATTTTGGCACAATTGAAAAAGCATCAAAAAAATATGTACAGTTAAGAACAGATAGTCAAAAAGACACTTCGTTTGAAATGCTCAATTATTTAAGGGAAAATATTTCACCATCATTGCCTTTTCCCGAATATAAAGAGACTGAAATTTCTGGCGATTCATCATTTAATAGCAATGGTTATTGGATTTTCTTTTGCAATCCAAAATATTGGCAAATTGACGAATTTCTTGAAACTGACGAAATAAACTCTACGTGGAGGATAACTGATTGGCAAAGTAAACATTTTCAAAAAGGACAATTAGCTGTTATTCGAGTAGGTTATGATTCAAGAACAAAAGACGAGTTAGCAGGAAAAGACAGATTAAAGGCTGGAATATACGGGATTGTTGAAATTATGAGTTCAGCACAACCAATGCCTGATTCTGACGGACAATTTTGGATAAACCCTGAAAAATATGGAGAAGAACGTTTAAGAGTTAAAATTCGATATGTAAAGAAGCTTTTGGATAATCCGATACTTTTAAGCGATTTGAAAAATCTAACGGACTTTCAAAATGAAAAACCATTGTTAAATGGTCGTCAAGCTTCTTCGTGGTCAATTGAGAAAGATACTTTTGATAAAATAATTGAAATTGCAGACAGTAATATTGAAATTGTAAGCGAAGCAACAACTTCAGAACTTAATGACTTTGTAGATTTACAAAAACTTGAAGCAAAGTATTTTAATGCAACACCAAGAGTAAAAGAAATTGTAAGTCGAAGAATTGAGCGAGGAAATATTTCAAAAGCAGTTAAAAAAGCAAATAACTACGAATGTCAGATTTGTAAAGCTTTAGGTAAAAACCCTCATGGATTCAAAAAACGAAACGGAGAATTTTATATTGAGACTCATCATGTAATTCCAGTATCAGAGTTGGAGCAAGGTTCTCTTGGAACTTTAAATTTACTGACTGTTTGTGCAAATCATCATAGACAATTGCATTACGGAAACGTAAAACTGAATGAAAATAATGACAAATATTTCGAGTTTACGATTGATAATCAAAAGATTCGGATTGATAAAATGAAAAATGAATAA
- a CDS encoding class I SAM-dependent RNA methyltransferase yields the protein MDENFKMVAKTLFGFEDLLAKELTQLGAQNIKKGVRNVSFVGDKGFMYKANLGLRTAIKILKPIHTFKVNNEQDLYNNIYKMSWEDYLKPTGSLAVDATIHSHLFKHSLYIALKTKDAIVDRFRDNTGQRPNVDLKFPDLKINIHIDRNQCTVSLDTSGDSLHKRGYKTATNIAPINEVLAAGMIMLSGWDGQCDFMDPMCGSGTMLIEAAMIACNIPPNLMRKEFAFERWQDWDVDLFEKIEASLLNKTRYFHHKIIGYDKAPSAVYKAKDNVKNAQLDDFITVKHEDFFKTQKGGDEKLHMVFNPPYGERLNIDMEAFYKNIGDTLKQKYPDTNAWFITSNLDALKHVGLRPSRKIQLFNAKLESRLVKYEIYAGSKKGKYMK from the coding sequence ATGGATGAAAATTTCAAAATGGTGGCCAAAACCTTATTTGGTTTTGAAGATTTATTGGCAAAAGAACTTACCCAATTAGGCGCACAAAACATTAAAAAAGGCGTTAGAAATGTGAGTTTTGTAGGAGATAAGGGGTTTATGTATAAAGCCAATTTAGGGTTGCGTACGGCCATTAAAATTTTAAAACCTATCCATACGTTTAAGGTGAATAATGAGCAAGATTTGTACAACAACATATACAAAATGTCTTGGGAAGATTATTTAAAACCAACGGGTTCTTTGGCTGTAGATGCTACTATACACTCGCATTTATTTAAACATTCACTATACATTGCTTTAAAAACAAAAGATGCCATTGTTGATAGATTTAGAGATAACACAGGCCAACGCCCCAATGTAGATTTAAAATTCCCCGATTTAAAAATAAATATACATATAGACCGAAATCAGTGTACGGTGTCTTTAGATACTTCGGGAGATTCATTGCACAAGCGAGGTTATAAAACCGCAACCAATATTGCACCTATTAATGAGGTGTTGGCTGCAGGTATGATTATGCTATCTGGTTGGGACGGACAATGTGATTTTATGGACCCCATGTGTGGTTCTGGTACCATGCTTATAGAAGCAGCTATGATTGCCTGTAACATACCACCAAACCTAATGCGTAAAGAGTTTGCTTTTGAACGTTGGCAAGATTGGGATGTAGATTTGTTTGAAAAAATTGAAGCATCTTTACTTAATAAAACACGCTATTTTCACCATAAAATTATAGGGTACGATAAAGCTCCAAGTGCCGTTTATAAAGCCAAAGACAATGTAAAAAATGCACAGTTGGATGATTTTATAACCGTTAAGCACGAAGACTTTTTTAAAACCCAAAAAGGAGGCGATGAAAAGTTGCATATGGTATTTAACCCACCCTACGGAGAGCGTTTAAATATAGATATGGAAGCCTTTTATAAAAATATTGGTGATACCCTTAAACAAAAATATCCTGATACCAATGCGTGGTTTATAACTAGTAATTTAGATGCTTTAAAGCATGTTGGTTTACGTCCTAGCAGAAAGATACAACTCTTTAATGCTAAGTTAGAATCTAGATTAGTTAAATATGAGATTTATGCTGGTAGTAAAAAGGGGAAGTATATGAAGTAG
- a CDS encoding bifunctional 2-polyprenyl-6-hydroxyphenol methylase/3-demethylubiquinol 3-O-methyltransferase UbiG encodes MTTDTTTWFSSWFDTPYYHILYKDRNDTEAHAFMAKLTNYLNIPENGTILDLACGRGRHARYLNKIGYDVTGVDLSENSIEFAKKFENHRLKFDVHNMCKPYGKQFDAVFNLFTSFGYFDDDNDNLNTIKAIKANLNTYGFGVIDFMNSEYVINNLVPEEVKMVDDIAFNLKRYVEDGYVIKDIEFTINEHLHHYQERVRAFTLNDFEDLFKKADVHLLDVFGDYNLHKFDSKTSERLVMIFK; translated from the coding sequence ATGACAACAGATACAACTACTTGGTTTTCTTCTTGGTTTGATACGCCATATTACCATATTTTATATAAAGATAGAAATGACACCGAGGCGCATGCGTTTATGGCTAAACTTACTAACTATTTAAATATTCCAGAAAATGGTACTATTTTAGATTTGGCTTGCGGACGCGGAAGACATGCGCGTTATTTAAACAAAATAGGATACGATGTAACGGGTGTAGATTTAAGTGAAAACAGTATTGAATTTGCTAAAAAATTTGAAAATCACCGCTTAAAATTTGATGTTCACAATATGTGTAAACCTTACGGCAAACAGTTTGATGCCGTTTTTAACCTATTTACCAGCTTTGGTTATTTTGATGATGACAACGATAACCTTAATACTATTAAAGCCATTAAAGCCAATTTAAACACTTATGGTTTTGGGGTTATTGATTTTATGAATAGTGAATATGTAATTAATAATCTAGTACCCGAAGAAGTAAAGATGGTTGATGATATAGCCTTTAATTTAAAACGTTATGTTGAAGATGGTTATGTAATTAAAGATATTGAATTTACCATTAATGAACATTTACACCATTATCAAGAACGTGTTAGAGCTTTTACTTTAAATGATTTTGAAGATTTATTTAAAAAAGCCGATGTACATTTGCTAGATGTTTTTGGAGATTATAACTTGCATAAGTTTGATTCTAAAACCTCAGAACGATTAGTTATGATTTTTAAATAA
- a CDS encoding ZIP family metal transporter, with protein MSDYLFPFLAVVIGVIIASFTKTSKSWNTKLLLSFSGAFLLALTLFELLPEVYHHLDSKITGLYIMCGILLQIILELFSKGAEHGHVHVHKNKSFFPWLLFVSLCIHSFLEGFAIHEHNDMVYGVLVHKIPIAIIISMFLFKANYNKFQVFIFLTVFAFMTPLGTLISNTSEIITHYGHILNAIVIGIFFHISTTILFESSDGHKFNMSKFIAIILGVGIAYLI; from the coding sequence ATGAGTGATTATCTTTTTCCTTTTCTTGCCGTAGTTATTGGTGTTATTATTGCCAGTTTTACTAAAACCAGTAAATCTTGGAATACCAAACTACTACTCTCTTTTAGTGGTGCTTTTCTATTAGCTTTAACGCTTTTTGAATTATTACCAGAAGTGTACCACCATTTAGACTCTAAAATTACCGGATTGTACATTATGTGCGGTATTTTGCTGCAAATTATATTAGAATTATTCTCCAAAGGTGCAGAGCATGGGCATGTACACGTACATAAAAACAAATCATTTTTCCCTTGGTTATTGTTTGTAAGTTTATGTATTCATAGCTTTTTAGAAGGTTTTGCTATACATGAGCATAACGATATGGTTTACGGCGTTTTAGTACATAAAATACCTATTGCTATTATAATTAGTATGTTTTTATTTAAAGCCAATTATAACAAATTTCAGGTTTTTATATTCTTAACAGTTTTTGCTTTTATGACGCCATTAGGTACACTTATATCTAATACTTCTGAAATAATTACACATTACGGCCATATATTAAATGCCATTGTAATTGGTATCTTTTTTCATATTTCTACAACTATTTTATTTGAAAGTAGCGACGGACATAAATTTAACATGTCTAAATTTATTGCCATTATTTTAGGCGTTGGAATTGCTTATTTGATATAA
- a CDS encoding DUF4268 domain-containing protein: MFSKEESKLLRQEFWTSFGKSFPRKWILYNTKLKGFSFKFHFDTKKALVALDLEDDLEHRIKYWEKLTALKSILINDYLPDAVFDEAYILDNYKEISRIYVPLDAKVSIHNKNSWQIVMEFFNEKMSLFEAFFEEYKEVIEG, from the coding sequence ATGTTTAGCAAAGAAGAATCAAAATTATTACGACAAGAATTTTGGACAAGTTTTGGAAAATCATTTCCAAGAAAATGGATATTGTATAATACTAAACTAAAAGGCTTTAGTTTTAAATTTCATTTTGACACAAAAAAAGCTTTGGTAGCCCTTGATTTAGAAGACGACTTAGAACACCGCATAAAATACTGGGAAAAACTTACTGCATTAAAATCTATTTTAATTAATGATTATTTACCTGATGCTGTTTTTGATGAAGCATATATATTAGATAATTACAAAGAAATCTCTAGAATTTACGTGCCTTTAGATGCAAAAGTGTCTATTCACAACAAAAACTCATGGCAAATAGTTATGGAATTTTTCAACGAAAAAATGAGCTTGTTTGAAGCCTTTTTTGAAGAATACAAAGAGGTTATTGAAGGCTAA
- a CDS encoding Fur family transcriptional regulator: MGVIRKTQSLEVLLAEFENDSGAISATELVKRLSSQFNKTTIYRVLDRLEDDGVLHSFLGKNGIKWYAKCHGCTKSGHIDVHPHFQCISCGKVDCLDINVSIPELQNREVVATQILIQGKCETCCD; this comes from the coding sequence ATGGGAGTAATTAGAAAAACACAGTCTTTAGAGGTTTTACTGGCTGAATTTGAAAATGATTCTGGAGCTATTTCTGCAACAGAACTAGTTAAACGCTTGAGTTCTCAGTTTAATAAAACCACCATTTATAGGGTTTTAGACAGACTTGAAGATGATGGGGTTTTACATTCTTTTTTAGGTAAAAATGGTATAAAATGGTATGCTAAGTGTCATGGTTGTACAAAATCTGGTCATATAGATGTACACCCACATTTTCAATGTATAAGTTGTGGTAAGGTAGATTGTTTAGATATAAATGTTTCTATTCCAGAACTACAAAATAGAGAGGTTGTAGCCACTCAAATTTTAATACAAGGTAAGTGTGAAACCTGTTGTGATTAA
- a CDS encoding MerC domain-containing protein — MKITILKPDTLGATASTICLIHCVATPFIFLAHVTTGCCNTSVPLWWQSVDYIFLLISFFAVYRSTKNTSKKIMKPALWVSWTLLFGVIINEKFEFIHIPEYLHYMPALALILLHIYNLKFCQCNNNSCCINNG; from the coding sequence ATGAAAATTACAATTTTAAAACCAGACACCTTAGGGGCAACGGCAAGTACAATATGTTTAATTCACTGTGTAGCCACACCGTTTATTTTTTTAGCACATGTAACAACTGGGTGTTGTAATACCAGCGTGCCTTTGTGGTGGCAATCTGTTGATTATATTTTTTTATTAATTTCGTTTTTTGCTGTTTACCGCTCTACCAAAAACACCTCTAAAAAAATTATGAAACCTGCTTTATGGGTAAGTTGGACACTACTTTTTGGGGTTATAATAAATGAAAAATTTGAGTTTATTCACATTCCTGAATACCTACATTACATGCCTGCTCTTGCCCTTATTTTGCTTCATATTTATAATCTTAAATTTTGTCAATGTAATAACAATTCATGCTGTATAAACAATGGATAA
- the folE gene encoding GTP cyclohydrolase I FolE: protein MDKKQIEIIGDNHIASSVDTPILKTAFNKPDDEKIKAIQFHFSKIMEELGLDLTDDSLSGTPYRFAKMYVKELFYGLNPKNKPKLSVFENKYHYKKMIVEQNITIDSSCEHHFLPITGHAHIAYIPNNKVIGLSKINRLVDYYAHRPQVQERLSLQILKDLQNTLETKDVIVMISAKHLCVSSRGIKDKDSFTTTIEYGGCFEEKVYRNEFLNVVNNQI, encoded by the coding sequence ATGGATAAAAAACAAATTGAAATAATAGGAGACAATCACATTGCATCTAGTGTAGATACACCAATACTTAAAACTGCATTTAATAAACCTGATGATGAAAAAATAAAAGCAATTCAGTTTCACTTCTCTAAAATTATGGAAGAATTAGGACTAGATTTAACAGATGACAGCTTATCTGGTACCCCCTATCGATTTGCTAAAATGTATGTAAAAGAATTGTTTTACGGTTTAAACCCAAAAAACAAACCTAAATTATCGGTGTTTGAAAACAAATATCATTATAAAAAAATGATTGTTGAACAAAACATTACCATAGATTCTTCTTGCGAACACCATTTTTTGCCTATTACAGGACACGCACACATTGCTTATATACCCAATAACAAAGTTATTGGTTTATCTAAAATAAACCGATTGGTTGATTATTACGCACACCGCCCACAAGTACAAGAACGTTTATCGCTTCAAATATTAAAAGACCTTCAAAACACTTTAGAGACTAAAGATGTTATAGTCATGATTTCTGCTAAACATTTATGCGTATCATCTAGAGGTATAAAAGATAAAGATAGTTTTACCACAACTATAGAATATGGTGGGTGTTTTGAAGAAAAAGTATATCGTAATGAATTTTTAAATGTTGTGAATAATCAAATTTAG
- a CDS encoding ATP-binding cassette domain-containing protein, producing the protein MIQTNNLTFKYKNKEQIFSFPKIDLKEEESLLILGNSGIGKTTLLHLLAGLLQPKTGNITINNVNINTLSNSKLDTFRGKNIGLVFQKKHAIQSLSVYENLQARLFFCKKSDQQNTINTLLEELNLSNCKNSKINQISEGQLQRLGIALSVVHNPQVILADEPTSSLDDENCKAVINLLKKQAKKNKANLIVITHDQRIKPFFQNTITL; encoded by the coding sequence ATGATACAAACCAATAATCTTACGTTTAAATATAAAAATAAAGAACAGATTTTTAGCTTTCCTAAAATTGACTTAAAGGAAGAAGAAAGCTTACTTATTTTAGGTAATTCTGGTATAGGTAAAACAACGCTTCTGCACTTACTAGCTGGTTTATTACAACCCAAAACTGGTAACATTACTATTAACAATGTTAATATAAATACACTTAGCAATAGTAAATTAGACACGTTTAGAGGTAAAAACATTGGTTTAGTGTTTCAAAAAAAACATGCCATACAATCGTTAAGCGTTTATGAAAATTTACAAGCGCGTTTATTTTTTTGTAAAAAAAGTGATCAACAAAATACAATTAACACATTACTAGAAGAATTAAATTTAAGCAACTGTAAAAACAGTAAAATAAACCAAATTAGCGAAGGACAATTACAAAGATTAGGCATTGCTTTATCTGTAGTACACAATCCGCAAGTTATTTTAGCAGATGAACCTACCTCTAGTTTAGACGATGAAAACTGTAAAGCTGTTATAAATCTTCTTAAAAAACAAGCCAAAAAAAACAAAGCCAATTTAATTGTAATTACGCACGATCAAAGAATTAAACCATTCTTTCAAAACACAATAACATTATGA